One stretch of Rhodoferax lithotrophicus DNA includes these proteins:
- a CDS encoding FIST signal transduction protein yields MNDVERMRFLPSLDATLLDDTLSGWQTGFPHMGVCVLLPEAQKEHVGLVQALCAKRKIPLVGAIFPALIHQAAFHTHGIWLLRFDEMPFYALYADLPVDAPGVEQQTDLIAQQIANQLVGNEEFTLFMLFDAMVPNIGTLLDGVYLQLANRVHYAGANAGSETFQPLPCLFDTSRLVQNGVLLMLLPQHQGAILEHGYHAPAKTVYATSTLGNRISQIDWRPAFKVYQELVQSQYGVQITPQNFYEHAVHFPFGIVRANHHVLVRIPVMLHEDGSLFCVGEVPANSVLTLLQRPMVDTHETMRVLIAGLTELNGDSAGADVLLFYCAGRRLHLGVERSTSELVEFERLTQAGQIAGAVSLGEIGGSTLHGYPLFHNAALLAAHWP; encoded by the coding sequence ATGAATGACGTTGAGAGAATGCGTTTTTTACCCAGTTTAGACGCAACTTTGCTGGATGACACGTTGTCTGGCTGGCAAACCGGGTTTCCCCACATGGGTGTTTGTGTATTGCTGCCAGAGGCGCAAAAAGAACACGTTGGCCTGGTGCAAGCGCTGTGCGCCAAGCGGAAGATTCCCTTGGTGGGGGCTATTTTTCCGGCGCTGATTCATCAGGCTGCATTTCACACCCACGGTATCTGGCTGTTGCGCTTTGATGAGATGCCTTTTTACGCCTTGTATGCTGATTTGCCTGTGGATGCACCAGGTGTTGAGCAGCAAACTGACTTGATCGCCCAGCAAATTGCCAACCAACTTGTGGGAAACGAAGAATTCACGCTGTTCATGTTGTTTGATGCCATGGTGCCCAACATTGGGACATTGCTGGATGGTGTTTACCTGCAATTGGCCAATCGCGTTCATTACGCTGGAGCCAACGCCGGCAGCGAAACCTTTCAACCCTTGCCTTGCTTGTTCGACACCAGCCGTCTGGTGCAAAACGGGGTGTTGCTGATGCTGCTGCCCCAACATCAGGGGGCGATTCTTGAGCATGGTTACCATGCCCCAGCGAAAACGGTGTATGCCACCAGTACCTTGGGCAACCGTATTTCTCAGATTGATTGGCGTCCGGCTTTTAAGGTGTACCAGGAGCTGGTTCAAAGCCAGTACGGCGTGCAGATTACGCCGCAGAATTTTTATGAACATGCGGTGCATTTCCCGTTTGGCATTGTGCGGGCCAATCACCATGTGTTGGTGCGTATTCCCGTCATGCTCCATGAAGATGGCTCGCTGTTTTGCGTGGGTGAAGTGCCTGCCAACTCGGTGTTGACGCTGCTGCAACGCCCGATGGTGGACACCCATGAAACCATGCGTGTCTTGATCGCCGGTTTGACCGAGTTGAATGGTGACAGCGCCGGTGCCGATGTGTTGCTGTTTTATTGCGCTGGCAGGCGCTTGCACCTCGGGGTGGAGCGCTCCACCAGTGAACTGGTTGAATTTGAACGGCTTACCCAGGCGGGCCAGATTGCAGGTGCTGTGTCCTTAGGCGAAATCGGTGGCTCTACCCTGCATGGTTATCCGCTGTTTCACAATGCTGCGTTGCTGGCGGCACACTGGCCATGA
- a CDS encoding MBOAT family O-acyltransferase yields the protein MVFASLEFLTLFLPLFFAFYVATPQHYRNHTLLVGSWLFYAWWTPKFLLLIITLTVLAWGAAILIDKSHNEQRKTRIMATAIVLNLASLVWYKYTNMVVQSLNTLLTGHDLPPIPWVNVMLPIGLSFTVLHAISYLVDVRRKTVECQYSLISFSAYMAMFGHLIAGPIVRYKVIDKELRDRVFSVQEFGAGVKRFMIGFSMKVLIADTLSPVVSLAFGLQNPSFVDAWVGCAAYTLQLFFDFAGYSAMAIGLGLMMGFKFQENFNHPYLAVSIQDFWRRWHMTLSSWLRDYLYISLGGNRFGVTRTYVNLMLTMAIGGLWHGGDNWNYLIWGIIQGSALCVDRAYTLRGHSMPNYASRTLTLLVVMLAWTVFRASGWDQAMHMLTGQFGLNGFAMGDAIALALRPSILVTFLIGLVCVVYPGTKFAERGGLNAPAWSNIWPILTFAYAVMVLAGQKAIPFLYFQF from the coding sequence ATGGTATTTGCCTCGCTGGAATTCCTGACGCTTTTTTTGCCTTTGTTTTTTGCGTTTTATGTGGCCACACCACAGCACTATCGCAACCACACTCTGCTGGTGGGCAGCTGGCTGTTTTATGCCTGGTGGACACCGAAGTTTTTGCTGTTGATCATCACACTCACGGTGCTGGCCTGGGGTGCGGCGATTCTGATTGACAAGTCCCACAATGAGCAGCGCAAAACCCGCATCATGGCCACTGCCATTGTGCTGAACCTGGCCTCGCTGGTCTGGTACAAATACACCAACATGGTGGTGCAGTCGCTCAACACCTTGCTGACCGGGCATGACCTGCCGCCGATTCCCTGGGTAAATGTGATGCTGCCGATTGGCTTGTCATTCACCGTGTTGCATGCCATTTCTTACCTGGTGGATGTGCGGCGCAAAACGGTGGAATGCCAGTACAGCCTGATCTCGTTTTCGGCCTACATGGCCATGTTTGGCCATTTGATTGCCGGGCCGATCGTGCGCTACAAGGTGATTGACAAGGAATTGCGGGATCGGGTCTTCTCGGTGCAAGAGTTTGGTGCCGGGGTCAAGCGCTTCATGATCGGTTTTTCCATGAAGGTGCTGATTGCCGACACCCTCTCACCGGTGGTGTCTCTTGCATTTGGCCTGCAAAACCCCTCGTTTGTCGATGCCTGGGTGGGCTGCGCGGCCTACACCTTGCAGTTGTTTTTTGACTTTGCCGGTTACAGCGCCATGGCGATTGGCCTGGGGCTGATGATGGGCTTCAAGTTTCAGGAAAACTTCAACCACCCCTATCTGGCGGTGTCGATCCAGGATTTCTGGCGGCGCTGGCACATGACACTGTCATCCTGGCTGCGCGACTACCTGTACATCTCACTCGGCGGCAACCGGTTTGGCGTGACCCGCACCTACGTCAACCTGATGCTTACCATGGCCATTGGCGGCCTGTGGCATGGGGGTGACAACTGGAATTACCTGATCTGGGGCATCATCCAGGGCAGTGCCCTGTGTGTGGATCGGGCCTACACGCTGCGGGGCCACAGCATGCCCAACTACGCCTCGCGCACCCTGACCTTGCTGGTGGTGATGCTGGCCTGGACGGTGTTTCGCGCCAGCGGCTGGGATCAGGCCATGCACATGCTCACTGGCCAGTTTGGCCTGAACGGTTTTGCCATGGGTGATGCCATTGCCCTGGCCCTGCGCCCGAGTATTTTGGTGACCTTTTTGATCGGGCTGGTGTGTGTGGTCTACCCCGGCACAAAGTTTGCCGAGCGTGGCGGGCTGAATGCGCCCGCCTGGAGCAATATCTGGCCGATTCTGACCTTTGCTTATGCCGTGATGGTGCTGGCCGGACAAAAAGCCATTCCCTTCTTGTACTTCCAGTTCTAG
- a CDS encoding DUF3297 family protein yields the protein MNETSERPLLPDHLSSDPRSPHHVAAVFEHHIGIHLNDKELFNVEEYCVSEGWVKVPAGKTRDRKGNPLLIKLKGKVEAFYK from the coding sequence ATGAACGAAACCTCAGAACGCCCTCTTTTGCCCGACCATCTGTCCAGTGACCCCCGCAGCCCTCACCATGTGGCCGCGGTGTTTGAGCATCACATTGGCATCCACCTGAACGACAAAGAGTTGTTTAATGTCGAGGAATACTGTGTCAGTGAAGGTTGGGTCAAGGTACCCGCAGGCAAAACCCGTGACCGCAAAGGTAACCCGCTGTTGATCAAGCTCAAAGGCAAGGTCGAGGCGTTTTATAAATAG
- a CDS encoding alginate O-acetyltransferase AlgX-related protein has product MSTTDKSNEAASKTPHRLALLPAAMFVVMMLAGLGVTVQSLRNVPESAWAGFTEPTKLLGGESTRQFTSNLNDHFLPSHFFAQVERAVTWTLVGDTGAQVGTGCSDWFFLTEELETFPHPQQSAQARADIVAAVAKNLKAQGIDLVVALVPDKTRIEQAHLCGLHRSPLFAQRLSQWQTALTQAGVNVLNLEPVLSALPGERYYRTDSHWNESGSDAAALAIAKHLKGASGVPSAEAAQMNRQTADRPGDLFRLSNLEGLPALLRPPVEKAQITTLAAAPAVPAAGADDLFGDAALPTVVVVGTSFSRTSNFVPFLSHYMGAEVANLAKDGGNFEGSALAYLGSPTFEQTPPKTIVWEVPERMLQKPLSKAEQQWMRDLKLRPAH; this is encoded by the coding sequence ATGAGCACAACTGACAAATCCAACGAAGCGGCTTCCAAGACACCGCACCGCCTGGCCTTGTTGCCCGCCGCCATGTTTGTGGTGATGATGCTGGCCGGCTTGGGGGTCACGGTTCAATCCTTGCGCAATGTGCCCGAGTCGGCCTGGGCGGGGTTTACTGAGCCGACCAAATTGTTGGGCGGTGAATCGACCCGCCAGTTCACCAGCAACCTGAATGACCATTTTTTACCCAGCCATTTTTTCGCGCAGGTTGAGCGGGCCGTCACCTGGACGCTGGTGGGCGACACCGGTGCCCAGGTCGGAACCGGTTGCTCGGACTGGTTTTTCCTCACCGAAGAGCTGGAGACTTTTCCCCATCCCCAACAGTCGGCCCAGGCCCGTGCCGACATTGTTGCGGCCGTTGCCAAAAACCTGAAAGCCCAGGGCATCGACCTGGTGGTTGCCCTGGTGCCTGACAAGACCCGAATTGAGCAGGCGCATTTGTGCGGCCTGCACCGCTCGCCCTTATTTGCCCAGCGCCTGAGCCAATGGCAAACCGCGCTGACACAAGCCGGTGTCAACGTGCTGAACCTGGAGCCGGTGCTGTCGGCCTTGCCGGGTGAGCGTTATTACCGCACCGATTCACATTGGAATGAGTCGGGTTCAGACGCGGCGGCGCTGGCGATTGCCAAGCATCTGAAGGGGGCCTCTGGCGTGCCGTCTGCTGAGGCTGCCCAAATGAATCGCCAGACGGCGGATCGTCCCGGTGACCTGTTTCGCTTGTCCAACCTGGAGGGCTTGCCCGCCCTGTTGCGGCCCCCGGTAGAAAAGGCCCAGATCACTACCCTGGCCGCAGCACCTGCCGTTCCAGCGGCTGGGGCGGATGATTTGTTTGGCGATGCTGCTTTGCCCACGGTGGTGGTGGTGGGCACATCGTTCTCGCGCACGTCCAATTTTGTGCCGTTTTTAAGCCATTACATGGGTGCTGAAGTGGCCAATCTGGCCAAGGATGGGGGTAATTTTGAAGGCTCTGCCTTGGCCTACCTGGGTAGTCCTACCTTTGAGCAAACGCCGCCCAAGACCATCGTGTGGGAAGTGCCTGAGCGTATGTTGCAAAAGCCACTTTCAAAGGCCGAACAGCAATGGATGCGTGATTTGAAATTGCGACCAGCCCATTGA